Proteins from a genomic interval of Pseudodesulfovibrio nedwellii:
- a CDS encoding acyl-CoA dehydrogenase family protein, with the protein MYTLRTLPGDDVRQIMWRFAERFDLQMSVQSARAIARSTVAKLVAEGARNTHEWTEQKNDLLTAFDQSGLTALFMDPHQGGFIEGPKNFALALVAFELAWVDAGAATSSLASNLALAPIHEKGTAEQRDFYMAKCVPPQPGEDREIWRGAFALTEPLPYVGVDTGVLCGKASVADWTEGEEPMLQIDKRGRFITNMDFANFVTAAVESKDDRIKGTFMVILEDTDEGVFDRGAPTLKMVHQLSSTRDPVLNLKVPASRIIGGYDVVDGVIIPKYNHSEIIGAVFHRTRIPVGLMTSAKLISAVEPVIRYHRNRFRGGDACTEGSPRFDKGLQINEDALQRLADVWASGEAGCSLAFGASRLADRFDPIEKAKEAHFVAEGIPSVRKQMAVLRKLKDQVCEFIDLEYTPEAERDQARYVELQGDTLVQYAYMEALAGVLNPGVKLWNTGEGANKMREAVALVGGYGITEDCPGFLMQKWSDCQLEATYEGPEAVQRRHLTMTMTSEVFQHIMDNWVNQMQAAGKNVPGLGGYVIASAMELWQWTLNHLKVAKDDDGRKLYHNKRQGVTFPLADALGWLLGPYYLATDVMELIEKGPMSPTLAEGLDDLTGFYKDLCHIQAARAAGEVARICTELVYGFNTCCCNEPTAEPGVRPECTGRADLAQFRELKAKVDMCMAGSRMAKDRAGNALTSVMIPEALDYPIG; encoded by the coding sequence ATGTATACACTGCGTACTCTTCCGGGAGATGACGTCCGTCAGATCATGTGGCGTTTCGCCGAACGTTTCGACCTTCAAATGTCGGTGCAGTCTGCCCGCGCTATTGCTCGAAGCACAGTTGCTAAACTTGTGGCCGAAGGCGCACGCAATACACACGAATGGACCGAGCAGAAGAATGATCTGCTGACCGCATTCGATCAGTCCGGTTTGACCGCACTGTTTATGGACCCTCATCAGGGCGGTTTTATCGAAGGTCCCAAGAACTTCGCCTTGGCTTTGGTCGCTTTCGAGCTGGCCTGGGTTGATGCAGGTGCCGCGACTTCATCGTTGGCTTCCAACCTTGCTCTGGCGCCCATTCATGAAAAAGGGACTGCCGAGCAGCGTGATTTTTATATGGCCAAGTGCGTTCCTCCCCAGCCGGGTGAGGACCGTGAAATTTGGCGTGGCGCATTTGCTTTGACCGAACCGCTGCCCTACGTGGGTGTGGATACCGGCGTGCTGTGCGGCAAGGCTTCCGTGGCCGACTGGACCGAAGGCGAAGAGCCTATGCTTCAGATCGACAAGCGTGGTCGGTTTATCACGAATATGGATTTCGCCAACTTCGTGACCGCTGCCGTTGAGTCCAAAGACGATCGTATCAAGGGGACGTTCATGGTCATCCTTGAAGATACCGATGAAGGTGTTTTCGATCGAGGTGCACCGACCTTGAAGATGGTTCACCAGCTTTCTTCCACTCGTGACCCCGTGTTGAACCTTAAGGTTCCGGCTTCCCGTATCATCGGTGGCTACGATGTAGTCGACGGCGTGATCATTCCCAAATATAATCATTCGGAAATCATCGGTGCGGTTTTCCACCGTACCCGTATTCCCGTGGGCCTGATGACATCAGCCAAGCTTATTTCCGCTGTTGAGCCGGTTATTCGGTATCACCGTAACCGCTTCCGCGGTGGCGATGCCTGCACTGAAGGCTCTCCTCGTTTTGATAAGGGCCTCCAGATTAACGAGGACGCACTTCAACGTCTGGCTGATGTCTGGGCGTCTGGTGAAGCAGGGTGTTCTCTGGCATTCGGCGCGTCTCGTCTGGCTGACCGCTTCGATCCTATCGAGAAAGCCAAGGAAGCCCATTTTGTGGCAGAGGGAATTCCCTCCGTTCGTAAGCAGATGGCAGTCCTTCGCAAACTTAAAGATCAAGTTTGTGAGTTCATTGATCTCGAATACACACCTGAAGCCGAGCGCGATCAGGCTCGCTATGTAGAATTGCAGGGCGACACGCTTGTCCAGTACGCCTACATGGAAGCGTTAGCAGGTGTCCTCAATCCCGGCGTCAAGCTTTGGAATACTGGCGAGGGTGCCAACAAGATGCGCGAAGCCGTGGCTCTGGTCGGCGGTTATGGTATCACTGAAGACTGCCCTGGCTTCCTTATGCAGAAGTGGTCGGATTGTCAGCTTGAAGCGACCTACGAAGGCCCGGAAGCTGTGCAGCGTCGCCATTTGACCATGACCATGACCTCGGAAGTTTTCCAGCATATCATGGATAATTGGGTGAACCAGATGCAGGCCGCCGGAAAGAACGTGCCGGGGCTGGGCGGATACGTCATCGCTTCCGCCATGGAACTCTGGCAGTGGACTCTCAATCATCTCAAGGTTGCCAAGGATGATGATGGCCGCAAACTGTATCACAACAAGCGGCAGGGTGTGACCTTTCCGCTGGCTGATGCGCTTGGCTGGTTGCTTGGACCGTATTATTTGGCCACGGACGTCATGGAACTTATTGAGAAGGGCCCCATGTCTCCGACTTTGGCAGAAGGTCTTGACGATTTGACTGGGTTCTACAAGGACTTGTGTCACATTCAGGCTGCTCGTGCTGCCGGTGAAGTTGCCCGTATTTGTACCGAATTGGTCTACGGTTTCAATACCTGTTGCTGCAACGAGCCGACCGCTGAACCCGGTGTACGACCTGAGTGCACTGGTCGTGCAGACCTTGCGCAGTTCCGTGAACTGAAGGCCAAGGTCGACATGTGCATGGCTGGTTCCCGCATGGCCAAAGATCGTGCAGGCAATGCTTTGACCAGTGTCATGATTCCGGAAGCTCTCGATTATCCCATAGGTTAA
- a CDS encoding class I adenylate cyclase produces MDDKQHTIRNITNSIREFATDSILSDGPGIGELTSEFIGWCKDASPPLRNDAAFRAEIALLLNSIAKNSKDIQTVQHCLQAIIRSGRFGRILCSRFILAKTVSLHKLDAKISNWPVRDRLAIAHEMLKEYPGDNDKETLTWLESLLKPLMATDPVELAPFVAELGEMGETLAFPVKQAVMGGLLGRWINTRLSNGTNDTELHQICLILKAIDDASYAEALAKSVELKHIKPNVEVLRTIATIGEAGNKTILTMLFKTLSDASNGLAGACLDTIIAQDYPGVGKLLASVRTKIPGLKKGAISRAPLLGDTGYANYIQALPEDQQIDAHLESLGVLEAIAPDFIRNVTKQCMPRGQKLRAKKNGSQPVVAPNRKKETDGPQQGFFAKFFKNKPKTLEFILPKYRNIRDMTLPNSHIEDEDLDGRELTALTLANSMFSKTRLTRTRIANSTLNNTVFFLCQCTATTFNNIDFTDSQFAKTTFSGCTFTNCTFFTTTFDDCTFLECRFRDCSFGNASFQQIKMRMTDFGTGSLAGATIHDCSIRTTRFTAMDLTFSELVSNDVRGVEFINSVLHAVYIRDCTLTSMEMPRTTVTRSIIKNSDVAHPLFLANRIRQMTLFAREVEKGVIPKTQETDPFLAQKTLTIWSQELSFMRRERRMLDNNRTRISRAVTTMGRTQQEFVRILPLLLDTDNFERKFNFSETPICRIWGYYPSLSTLEIGRQHLNRLQLRPTTPDVRILALYAMGSTGTVAQTAQSDFDCWVCYDGDLTIAMENGLKRKLEAIALWAESEFNLETHFYPMRMDDVRDNRFLSGDEESSGSAQVLLLKEEFYRTALKIAGKSLAWWITPAGANRKTYAACIRASRRYPVCGKPRLEDFGYLAPVPPDEYFGGSLWQMVKAVHAPFKSVLKLGLLETYAAPGISSLPLCERIKRGLVGNRRGKLDTDPYTALFTTLHNYYIKRNETNAAALLKESFRLKANLTDVPFFMNLPTRPEDESLISVLFGVGYVEPDRIARVNRSWSFSKSLKMGSRVRQYMVDTYQRIQSGLSTEGATKAHINSEDLTRMGRRISANFSRKTHKIMRVPFMDTTETGFPILHFSAVKHSHKPPVWVVRGGSAVEAKQSAEALQPLHRNVDPVRMLAWLLANRIYHPKSLLQADRSIAPIAVADLQKLMPALHNFFPFDATFERDINEGLNSEQVTRAFFILNLTSPHDTRRVDQAAVIYATNWGEMYCRTFLRPGQMFESNPSLFLAQKLDQPITETPKMSLFLPKGAQCKRISLT; encoded by the coding sequence ATGGACGACAAACAACACACTATACGAAACATAACCAACTCCATCCGGGAATTCGCAACAGATTCCATACTTTCGGACGGCCCTGGCATAGGAGAACTGACATCCGAATTCATCGGATGGTGCAAAGATGCGTCTCCTCCCCTTCGAAATGACGCCGCCTTTCGTGCAGAGATAGCCCTACTTCTCAACAGTATCGCTAAAAACTCCAAAGACATACAGACTGTTCAACACTGTTTACAGGCCATAATTCGCTCTGGCCGATTCGGGCGTATATTGTGTAGCCGTTTCATCCTTGCCAAAACGGTATCGTTGCACAAACTGGATGCTAAAATTTCTAACTGGCCCGTACGTGACAGGCTGGCTATTGCCCATGAAATGCTCAAAGAATATCCGGGGGACAATGACAAGGAAACCCTCACATGGCTAGAGAGTTTGCTCAAACCTCTTATGGCCACGGACCCTGTAGAACTTGCTCCCTTTGTGGCTGAACTCGGTGAAATGGGGGAAACTCTGGCCTTCCCTGTCAAACAGGCCGTAATGGGTGGGTTACTTGGACGATGGATCAACACCCGCTTGTCCAATGGAACAAACGATACTGAACTGCACCAGATATGCCTGATCCTCAAGGCTATTGATGACGCTTCGTATGCCGAAGCCTTGGCCAAATCGGTGGAACTCAAGCACATCAAACCCAACGTGGAAGTTCTTCGCACCATCGCCACCATTGGAGAAGCCGGAAACAAGACCATCCTGACCATGCTTTTCAAGACCTTGTCAGACGCCTCAAACGGTCTGGCCGGAGCCTGTCTCGACACCATCATAGCGCAAGACTACCCAGGAGTCGGCAAGTTGCTCGCCTCGGTTCGCACTAAAATACCCGGTCTGAAAAAAGGAGCAATTTCACGCGCTCCACTTCTTGGCGACACAGGGTATGCCAATTACATTCAGGCCCTCCCCGAAGACCAACAAATAGACGCGCACTTGGAATCCCTCGGCGTATTGGAAGCCATTGCCCCGGATTTCATACGCAATGTCACCAAGCAATGTATGCCTCGTGGACAAAAGCTACGCGCCAAAAAGAATGGTAGCCAGCCAGTTGTAGCACCAAACCGCAAAAAGGAGACAGATGGGCCTCAGCAGGGGTTCTTTGCAAAGTTCTTCAAAAACAAACCAAAAACATTGGAATTCATACTTCCCAAATACCGGAACATCCGCGACATGACCCTTCCCAATTCGCATATTGAAGATGAAGATCTGGATGGACGCGAACTGACCGCACTGACCCTTGCCAATTCCATGTTTTCAAAGACCCGATTAACCCGCACCAGAATCGCAAACTCAACGCTAAACAACACTGTTTTTTTCCTGTGCCAATGTACGGCCACGACTTTTAACAACATCGACTTCACAGACTCTCAGTTCGCCAAAACAACTTTCAGCGGCTGCACGTTCACGAATTGCACTTTTTTTACCACAACCTTTGACGACTGCACTTTTTTGGAATGTCGATTCCGTGACTGCTCTTTTGGTAACGCTTCGTTCCAACAAATAAAAATGCGTATGACCGACTTTGGGACCGGCTCGCTAGCAGGAGCGACCATTCATGATTGCAGCATCCGCACGACCCGCTTCACAGCCATGGACCTGACTTTCAGCGAATTAGTGAGCAACGACGTACGAGGTGTAGAATTTATCAATTCGGTTCTGCACGCTGTCTATATACGGGACTGCACCCTCACCTCGATGGAAATGCCAAGAACCACGGTCACCCGCTCCATCATTAAAAATTCCGACGTGGCACACCCTCTATTTCTAGCTAACCGCATCCGCCAAATGACACTCTTTGCCAGAGAAGTAGAAAAAGGAGTCATCCCCAAAACACAGGAAACCGATCCGTTCTTGGCCCAAAAAACGCTGACCATATGGTCTCAGGAACTGAGCTTCATGCGCCGCGAACGACGCATGCTCGACAATAACCGCACACGAATTTCACGAGCTGTCACGACCATGGGGCGCACTCAACAGGAATTCGTCCGCATACTCCCCCTACTTTTGGATACGGACAATTTCGAACGAAAATTCAATTTCAGCGAGACTCCAATATGTCGAATCTGGGGATATTATCCCAGTCTGAGCACTCTTGAAATTGGACGACAACATCTGAACAGACTCCAGCTTCGCCCTACAACACCGGATGTTCGCATTCTCGCCCTCTACGCCATGGGTAGCACAGGCACTGTTGCACAAACGGCTCAATCCGACTTTGACTGCTGGGTATGTTATGACGGCGACCTCACCATCGCCATGGAAAATGGTCTCAAACGGAAGCTGGAAGCCATCGCTTTGTGGGCAGAAAGCGAATTCAATCTGGAAACACATTTCTATCCAATGCGCATGGACGATGTACGGGACAATCGTTTCCTCTCGGGCGACGAAGAAAGTTCCGGTTCAGCACAGGTCCTTCTTCTCAAAGAAGAATTTTATCGGACTGCACTCAAAATTGCAGGCAAAAGTCTCGCGTGGTGGATCACTCCGGCTGGAGCCAATCGAAAAACATATGCCGCATGTATCCGTGCGTCCCGACGCTATCCGGTCTGCGGAAAACCACGACTGGAAGACTTCGGGTATCTCGCACCAGTTCCGCCTGATGAATATTTCGGAGGCTCCCTCTGGCAAATGGTCAAAGCGGTGCACGCTCCCTTCAAATCCGTGTTGAAGCTGGGGCTGCTTGAGACATATGCCGCACCCGGCATTTCATCGCTCCCACTATGCGAACGGATCAAACGAGGTCTGGTCGGCAACAGGCGGGGCAAGCTGGACACCGACCCATATACAGCCTTGTTCACCACCCTGCACAACTATTACATCAAACGTAATGAAACCAACGCCGCAGCCCTGCTCAAGGAATCATTCCGGCTTAAAGCGAACCTAACAGATGTACCGTTCTTCATGAACCTACCCACCCGGCCAGAAGATGAAAGCCTTATCTCGGTACTCTTCGGTGTCGGCTATGTGGAACCGGACCGTATTGCCAGGGTCAACCGGTCATGGTCATTCAGCAAATCTCTCAAAATGGGTTCACGAGTCCGCCAATACATGGTGGACACCTACCAACGGATTCAGTCAGGACTTTCGACAGAAGGAGCGACCAAGGCACACATCAATTCAGAAGATCTGACTCGCATGGGCCGCCGAATCAGTGCCAATTTTTCACGAAAAACGCATAAAATTATGCGAGTTCCGTTCATGGATACCACTGAAACCGGATTCCCCATTCTGCATTTTTCCGCAGTCAAACATTCACACAAACCGCCCGTATGGGTTGTTCGTGGCGGCTCTGCGGTAGAAGCCAAGCAATCCGCAGAAGCTTTGCAACCATTACACCGAAATGTAGACCCCGTTCGCATGCTCGCATGGTTGCTTGCCAACCGCATCTATCATCCCAAAAGTCTACTCCAAGCCGACAGGTCAATTGCACCAATCGCCGTGGCCGACCTACAAAAACTCATGCCCGCCCTACACAATTTCTTCCCATTTGACGCGACATTTGAACGCGATATCAACGAGGGCCTCAACTCGGAACAGGTTACACGAGCTTTCTTCATTCTCAACCTGACCAGTCCGCACGATACAAGACGAGTTGATCAGGCAGCCGTCATATACGCCACCAACTGGGGTGAAATGTATTGTCGCACTTTCCTTCGTCCCGGCCAGATGTTCGAATCCAACCCATCACTATTTTTGGCCCAAAAACTTGATCAACCGATCACAGAAACACCCAAAATGTCCCTGTTCCTTCCCAAGGGAGCACAATGCAAACGGATATCTTTAACATAA